The Megalops cyprinoides isolate fMegCyp1 chromosome 19, fMegCyp1.pri, whole genome shotgun sequence genome has a window encoding:
- the coil gene encoding coilin — protein sequence MRMMAASGLNTIRVRVYFDYPPPAVPDCRMCWVLVDLNKCRVVADLASIIKEKFDFSRRTILNLFIEDCYLPPTESVYVVRDNDSIRVKVEGVPQVNGFESSRNSDSLPCKAKKRDREADEEAAENSVKKRKKRKEESPEVESQPAEKKTKKKRKKEKQGIPVKQITPAKVPTLSKTKQETTAKKPSAPSTSAQSKAAKQSTSSSGTSDSSEEEPPKKPSAVSAPSRPAAGGLVKAVVPPPAAAAAAASSSDSSSDSSPSPTPPPKRTVPTTGASSAPSAPPVVKKAQEKPKSSSSDSDSSSEAELVIKRPGLGQRVGLGVATNSIQPGGVAGRGRENVRGGGRGSSPGRGMGRGIGRGDGRPPWRGSSPRGGPRGGHSWGRGSMANRNFHYSDQNGLQQHLNDTLTNKTVVLQNPPESIPKRDYAAMPLLAAPPQVGQKIAFKLLELTENYTPEVSDYKEGKIVSFNPSTNQIELELLTSKPAPVEPGKFDLVYQTPDGSEIVEYAVSRGSQLTERWESLLEPRLIVESVG from the exons ATGAGAATGATGGCAGCGTCCGGTCTAAATACGATACGAGTCCGTGTGTATTTCGATTATCCCCCGCCGGCGGTGCCAGATTGCCGCATGTGCTGGGTGCTTGTGGACCTAAACAAATGTCGCGTGGTGGCGGACCTGGCCAGCATCATCAAGGAGAAGTTCGATTTCAGTCGCAGGACCATTTTAAACCTGTTCATCGAGGACTGTTACCTGCCTCCTACGGAGAGCGTCTACGTAGTCCGTGACAACGACAGCATAAG GGTGAAGGTGGAGGGGGTGCCGCAGGTGAACGGCTTCGAATCCAGCAGAAATTCAGACAGCCTTCCTTGTAAGGCTAagaaaagggacagagaggcagacgaGGAGGCGGCAGAGAACAGCgtgaagaagagaaagaaaaggaaagaggagagtCCAGAGGTAGAGTCCCAGCCAGCCGAGAAGAAGAcgaagaagaaaaggaagaaggagAAGCAGGGGATCCCTGTGAAGCAGATCACCCCAGCAAAAGTGCCCACTCTTTCTAAAACCAAGCAGGAAACGACTGCCAAGAAGCCCTCAGCACCCTCGACCTCTGCGCAGAGCAAAGCCGCGAAACAAAGCACATCCTCCTCAGGTACCAGTGACAGCAGCGAGGAAGAGCCACCCAAAAAACCCAGTGCTGTGAGTGCCCCCTCCAGGCCAGCAGCAGGGGGGCTTGTGAAAGCAGTTGTCCCCCCTCCTGcggcggctgctgctgctgcttcctcctcagactcttcctctgactcctcccccaGTCCCACCCCTCCACCAAAACGGACAGTCCCAACCACAGGAGCCTCCTCAGCTCCGTCAGCCCCCCCGGTTGTGAAGAAGGCCCAGGAGAAGCCGAAGAGCTCCAGCTCTgactcagacagcagcagtgaggctgAGCTGGTCATTAAGAGGCCGGGCCTGGGGCAGAGGGTGGGACTGGGTGTGGCAACCAACAGCATCCAGCCGGGTGGGGTTgctgggaggggcagggagaatGTTAGGGGTGGTGGCAGAGGCAGCTCCCCAGGGCGTGGCATGGGAAGGGGCATCGGGCGGGGTGACGGCAGGCCCCCATGGAGAGGGAGTAGTCCCAGAGGAGGGCCAAGAGGGGGTCATAGTTGGGGAAGGGGATCCATGGCCAATCGCAATTTCCACTACAGTGACCAGAATGGACTGCAGCAGCACCTGAATGACACTCTAACCAACAAGACCGTTGTTCTGCAG AACCCTCCAGAGAGTATCCCTAAAAGGGACTACGCTGCCATGCCCCTACTGGCCGCACCCCCACAAGTTGGACAGAAGATTGCTTTCAAG CTGCTGGAGCTGACAGAGAACTACACCCCAGAGGTGTCTGACTATAAG GAGGGGAAGATTGTCAGCTTCAACCCGAGCACAAACCAAATagagctggagctgctgacTTCAAAACCAG CTCCAGTAGAGCCAGGGAAATTCGACCTGGTCTACCAGACGCCGGATGGATCCGAGATCGTGGAGTACGCAGTCTCGCGCGGTTCACAG CTGACGGAG